The sequence GGATGCGGCCTTAAGCATTGAATTCACGACGTTTTCCGTCACCGCCTCATGGGTTTGCACCGTCAGGTCGATGCAGGACACACTGGCCGTCGGCACCCGGATGGCACGGGCTTCGATGCGGCCTTGCATATGCGGCAAGACAAGCCCCGTCTGATGTTGGGCCGAGGTGGTGGTGGGCACCATCGACAGGGCGGCGGCGCGGCTGCGTTCCGGGGCTTGGCGAGGTTTGTCCACGGTGGGTTGGCTGCCGGTGTAGCAATGCACCGTTGTCATCTGTCCGCTGATGACGCCAAAGGCATCATCAAGCAGGCGAACAAGCGGCGCAAGCGCATTGGTCGTGCAGGATGCGTTCGATATAATCCTTTGATCTGAAAGGTCTTTTTCATTCGCCCCAAGGACCAGTGTGACGTCTGCCTCGGCCGACGGCCCCGAAACAAGCACCGCCCCTGCCCCGGCCTCGATCCCGCGTTCGGCGATTGCGCGGGTTCCGCCCATGCCGGTGCATTCGAGAACGAGGTCGATTCCGGTCAGATCAAGGTCGCGCAGGTCGGGTTTGGAATGGAAGGGGATGCGGTGGCCATCGACGACAAGAGCCTTTTCCCCGGCCTGCACATCCCCCGGCCATGGGCCAAAAACACTATCGAATTCAAAGAGATAGGCGCATGTCGACAGCGGCTCGATCTCGTTGATGAGGACAAGTTCGATATCCGGGGCATCGCGTAAAAGGATGCGCAGGATGGTCCGACCGATGCGGCCAAAGCCGTTGAGGGCAACGCGAATGGGGCGGTCTGCGGACATGGCGGTAAAGCCCTTTGAAACAAGAGGTTAGTCACCGCCACACTTGCCGCAAACGCCGCGAATGACCACCCCCGAAATATAATTTGATCAAATTGCCGATTTTGCCGGAATTTTTGTACGACTCGTACGGTTTACCCCGCATTTTCGTACGAAAATACGCCACCGCCCGACATCAATCGTACGAGTCGTACGAAACAACCGGCAATGGGTGCCTCACTCTTCGATCGGCTCGATCAACTCTGGCCCCTCGGCACGGTTGGAATTGACCCGTGGATCGACCCGCCAGAACCGAAGCGCATCCTCTGGCGGGGCCTGCATCAGGGTCGCCGCACCATGCCCCGCCTCGCCCAGCCAGAGCGGCCAGTTGTCCGGTTCGACAATCACCGGGATGCGGTGATGGATTTTCGACATCGCCTGATTGGCATCGCAGGTGACAATCGCACAGGTCGACATCCGATCCTCGCCTTGCCCCCAGTCCTGCCAGATACCCGCAAAGGCCATGGGCGCGCCATCGGTGCGGGTGATGTACCACGGCAGGCGGTTGCCGCCCTCATCCTTGGTCCATTCGTAAAACCCGTTGGCCGGGATCAGGCAGCGGCGCTCGTGGCAGGCGGCGGCGAAGGCGGGTTTCCTGGCGATGCTTTCGGCGCGGGCGTTGATCAGCAACGGGCCGTCGGTGGGGGATTTGTACCAATGCGGGATGAATCCCCAGCGCATCGCGCCAAGGCGCCGCCCCGCGCCACTGGTGACCACATGCACCGGATTGGTGGGACAGACGTTGTAATCGGGCACCTTGGGCAGATCATTCGCGGGCGTGGCGGCAAAGAGCCGCGCCATGGCATCCGATGGGGTGGTAATGGCGAAACGTCCGCACATGGGGCACCTATGCGATTGCGGTTGCCAACAGAGTGACCGCTCCAGCGGCTGCGTCAAGGATCAAGGCGCTTGACCGTCGCGCAAGGGCGGGGCATGACCGGGGCATGCTGATTTACAAGATTTTCCGGGCTGACGAATGGCGCGCGCTGCGTGCCGAAAAGGTCAGCCAAGGTGCCCCGGTGGACCTTGCCGACGGCTATATCCATTTTTCGACCGCCGAACAGGCGCCGGAAACGGCGGCCAAGCATTTTGCCGGTCAGGATGACCTGATGCTGGTGGCCGTCGAGGTGGACCGTCTGGGCGATGCGTTGAAATGGGAGGTCTCGCGCGGTGGGGCCGAGTTTCCGCATCTATATCGTGAGTTGCGGCTTGAAGATGTGGCATGGGCGCAGCCCTTGCCGCTGTCGGCGGGCGCACATCAATTTCCGGCGGGGATGGAATGAGCCTGTTTGAGCAATGCGGCCTGCGCGTCCTGCGCGGCATGGACCCCGAGCGCGCCCATAACGCGGCGCTTCTGGGGCTGCGGGCGGGGTTGGTGCCGTTGCCCGGTTTGGTAACCTCGCCACGCCTGCGGTGCGAGGTGGCGGGCCTGCATCTGGCCAATCCAGTGGGTCTGGCGGCGGGGTTCGACAAGAACGCCATGGCGCTGTCGCCACTGTCGCGGGCGGGCTTCGGCTTTGTCGAGGTGGGCGCGGTGACGCCACGCGCGCAACCGGGCAACCCCAAGCCACGCTTGTTCCGCCTGACCGAGGACCGCGCGGTGATCAACCGTTTCGGCTTCAACAACGAGGGCATGGAGGCGGCGGCGGGCCGATTGGCGAACCGTCCGCGCAACATGGTTCTGGGCCTCAACCTTGGGGCCAACAAGGACAGCGCCGACCGCGCCGAGGATTTCGCGCGGGTGTTGTCGCATTGCGGGCGGTATCTTGATTTTGCCACGGTCAATGTTTCAAGCCCCAACACCGAGAAATTGCGCGATTTGCAGGGCGCCGAGGCGTTGCAGCAATTGCTGGCCGGGGTGATGGAGGCACGCGATTGGCTTG comes from Roseovarius bejariae and encodes:
- a CDS encoding type I glyceraldehyde-3-phosphate dehydrogenase, whose translation is MSADRPIRVALNGFGRIGRTILRILLRDAPDIELVLINEIEPLSTCAYLFEFDSVFGPWPGDVQAGEKALVVDGHRIPFHSKPDLRDLDLTGIDLVLECTGMGGTRAIAERGIEAGAGAVLVSGPSAEADVTLVLGANEKDLSDQRIISNASCTTNALAPLVRLLDDAFGVISGQMTTVHCYTGSQPTVDKPRQAPERSRAAALSMVPTTTSAQHQTGLVLPHMQGRIEARAIRVPTASVSCIDLTVQTHEAVTENVVNSMLKAASEASPVFGWTTKPLVSADLRGRPESIILSGPETSVSTGGLLRVFGWYDNEWGFSCRMLDMARLIARR
- a CDS encoding SOS response-associated peptidase, translating into MCGRFAITTPSDAMARLFAATPANDLPKVPDYNVCPTNPVHVVTSGAGRRLGAMRWGFIPHWYKSPTDGPLLINARAESIARKPAFAAACHERRCLIPANGFYEWTKDEGGNRLPWYITRTDGAPMAFAGIWQDWGQGEDRMSTCAIVTCDANQAMSKIHHRIPVIVEPDNWPLWLGEAGHGAATLMQAPPEDALRFWRVDPRVNSNRAEGPELIEPIEE
- a CDS encoding DUF952 domain-containing protein yields the protein MLIYKIFRADEWRALRAEKVSQGAPVDLADGYIHFSTAEQAPETAAKHFAGQDDLMLVAVEVDRLGDALKWEVSRGGAEFPHLYRELRLEDVAWAQPLPLSAGAHQFPAGME
- a CDS encoding quinone-dependent dihydroorotate dehydrogenase; this translates as MSLFEQCGLRVLRGMDPERAHNAALLGLRAGLVPLPGLVTSPRLRCEVAGLHLANPVGLAAGFDKNAMALSPLSRAGFGFVEVGAVTPRAQPGNPKPRLFRLTEDRAVINRFGFNNEGMEAAAGRLANRPRNMVLGLNLGANKDSADRAEDFARVLSHCGRYLDFATVNVSSPNTEKLRDLQGAEALQQLLAGVMEARDWLETPIPVFLKIAPDLSDGELAEVAGVAQEAGVAAIIATNTTLDREGLHGPHKAEAGGLSGAPLFEKSTRVLAKLSELTGGDMPLIGVGGVGSPEQAYEKIRAGASAVQLYSALVYEGLSLVPRIAHGLDALLERDGFANVAEAVGTGRGDWT